Genomic DNA from Enterococcus saccharolyticus subsp. saccharolyticus:
TAATTCTTTGGTAAATTGTGGCCAATTTCCACTTAGAACTAAAAAGATGATCATAAACACAAAGGACCAAATAATACGATAGCACATGGTTTCAAGTGGCGAGACTCCGGTGATTAATTTCCAATACAACGTGATTAATCCCCATAGAATATAGGCACTCAGTCCATAAATAATTCCTTTATTTTTCATTTTGCTTTCTTACTTTTCAAAAATCTGAAAAGCAACTCCTCCTTATTAAATTACATCTATTATAACGGAAAACTTATTTTTTCATAGTATTTCCTGAAAAAAAGTGAAAACCACTTCTCATTACTGAAAAGTGGTTCTGCCTAAATTATACTTGAAATTCATCTAAAATCGCACGAACTTCCGCAGTCGATTTAGTATTCATCAAACGCACGCGTAAATCACTTGCACCTGGGAAACCTTTGACATAAATTTTAAAGAAACGATGCAAACCAATAATTGAACGAGGAACCATTTCTGCGTATTGGTCTTGTAAATCCAGTTGCAAACGCAATAGCCCTAATAATTCTTGCGAAGAATGGTCTTTGGGTTCTTTTTCAAACGCATATGGATTTTTGAAAATACCGCGACCAATCATAATACCATCTACCCCATATTGCTCGGCTAATTCCAAACCTTTTTGACGGTCAGGAATATCGCCATTAATTGTAATTGTTGTTTGTGGTGCGATACGATCGCGTAGGGCGACAATTTGAGGAATCATCTCCCAATGTGCATCCACTTTACTCATTTCTTTACGTGTCCGCAAATGAACAGACAAATTCGCAATATCTTGTTGCAATAAATGAGTCATCCATCCTTCTAATTCATCGGTTTCTGTAAAACCAATTCGTGTTTTCACACTCACTGGTAGACCGCCCGCCTTCGCCGCTTCGATTAATTCTGCTGCGACTTCTGGTCGACGAATCAGGCCACTTCCCTTGCCACGGTCTGCGACATTTGGTACCGGACAGCCCATATTAATATCTATACCTTTAAAGCCCATTTCTGCCATGCCAATACTCATTTGACGGAAAAACTCAGGTTTATCTCCCCAAATATGAGCGACCATCGGCTGTTCATCCTCAGTAAAAACTAAACGTCCACGTACACTTTGAATACCATCTGGATGACAATAACTATCTGAATTCGTAAATTCCGTAAAAAAGACATCTGGTGCACCGGCTTCTTTTACCACATGTCGAAAAACCACATCTGTCACATCTTCCATTGGTGCCAAAACAAAAAATGGTTTGGGTAATTCTGCCCAAAAATTATTACTCATTATATATACTTCCTTCCATCTCCCCATTTGTGGGTTCTCCTGACTGAAAACATGGTTATTATACTAGGAATGGAAACGAGATGCAAAGGCGAGGATTATCTAGTTTGTTTTATAATATCTATTTATAAAATATCCCCAAAATAAAGTAAACGTTTACTTTTTTCGAAAATATGTCATACTAGCTTTATAAATAACAAAGGTTGGTGAATCCCAATGACAAATTAATTTTGTTGACCCGTTGCTTTCGTTCAATGAATGGAGAATATTATGCAACAAAATAAACAACGACAAAAACTTTTTAAACAACTAGATGATATCTATCAAAAAACCAATTATAACGGTGCGTATGGTATCGTGACGGATCAAGAAATTTTACATGTGCATGCGATGGGGTACAGTGATTTTGACAGAAAAAACCCTTTTACTACGACCACCAAAACCTGTATCGGTTCGCTTACCAAACAATTTACAGCAACCGCCCTATTGATGTTAGCAGCTGAACATAAAATTGATCTAACTGCTACACTCGCTGAATTTTATCCAACTTATGTTCATGTAAAGGATATTACCTTATTACAAATGATTCATATGTCTTCAGGAATCCCTAATTACACAGATATCATATACGATGAAAGCTTAAAAAAAGCGCGTGCCCAAGGTCTCTCTGAAGCCGAAGCACATTATCTTGCAACCAAAGAACTTGATGATAATTCTAGCACTTGGGCAGAAATCATCGACTTACTCAATGGTCAACCACTCGCTTTTCAACCAGGCGAAAAATTTTCGTATAGCAATACGAATTATGGCTTGTTGGGCGAAATAATTTCTCGGATAAGCGGTAAATCTTTTGGAGACTATTTCCAAGAAACTATTTTTACTCCTTTGCAGATGAACCATACTTCTACCACATCACTTGATAGCCAGGCTGTCAGTTACCGCTGGGTCGATGGCAAACGAAGACGTTTTGAAACAGGGTGCTTAGATTCCGCAGATGGGGGCATGGTCTCGACCGTTGCAGACATGCTGAAATGGATGCAAGCTATATTAAACCAACAACTCTTATCCCCAACCGATTGGGATCGTACCTTCACCCTTTGGCACAATCCCTATGGTTTCGGCTGGATGGCTCTCGATGATTGGTATTACCACGGTGGCGAATACCTCGGATTTTATGCCGAAATCTTTCTTCATCGCGAAACAAAAGTCGGAAAAATCATGCTGTATAACTTAGAAGCTGAAAGTGACTTCGATCAACTATCCATGGACGAATGCTCTGCTTGGAGAAGTGAATTGGTGCGGGTGTTGCAAACACATTAACAAAATAAAGCAGGAACCAAATGAACAAACATTTGGCTCCTGCTTTATTTTGATTAATTGTCTCTTAAAGGTAAGATTTCTTCTTGAACCATTTCTACAAAGTCTGTACGTACACTTTTCCAATATTTAAGTTTAGGTACAGGATTCGCCACTGATTGCTTGTATTTTTCATAGTTCGCCGAGCGCTTCATCTCATTTTCTCCGCTCTGCTTCATTTTTTTAGGATTATAATTTAATGCAACATATGAAGCAACATCTTCTTCAACAGCCCATTTTTGAGAGAAAGTATGAATTGCTTTGTATTCTGTTTCTTGTCGCATATTTTCTAAGATAAGTGACACATTTTGATTCCGATAATTTTCTGGATTTAATTGAATGTCATCCCATAAGTGTTGAACTAATTTTGCCAATTTATCATTATTTTTAGCTAAATCATCGATATAACGATTGACTTCAGCCGAAGCTTTAGCATCTTCACGACCCAATAATTCATATTCGTCATCCCCGCTCGGTACAAAAGCTTGAATTAACATCAAAATATATTCGTAATTAATATTTTCCGTTTTAATCGATTCCAACTCATACGCAATATCAATCTCAATCACTTCATCACCAGTAGTAATGGTAAGTTCTTTGATTTTTTCTAAAGCATTGTGGTATTTTCCAGCAAATTCTTCTATCTCAGAAAATTCAATTGGAAAATCTGTTCCCATCTGTTCAGCGTCATAATCTGTATAAACTTGAACCGCAGTGAAAGTTTTATCTAGACCTTGATAGGTTTTCACAAATTTTTTTAATTCCGCAAGACTCATGCGTTCAATATCAATTTGCTGAGGTGAAGTCACCGTATGACGTAACTCTCGAATAGCTTCGAGAAAAGCTTCTTTGGCTTCATCCCAATTTGGCGCTAACACCTCATTTTCTCCGCCATTTGAATACAGAACCAACGCTTGTTTTACTTTTTCTTCAAATGTTTTTGGTGTCTGAAAAGTGACAATTTGTCCATACTTTTTATACTTGTCAAATAAACGATTTGTTCTAGAAAAAGCTTGAATTAGATCATGTGGTTGCATCGGTGCACGGTCAATAAATAGTGTTGACAAGCAAGGTGCATCAAATCCGGTCAATAAACGGTCAACCACAATAACTAAATCCAACTGTTCGGAGCGAGCAAAGTATTTTTCTTTTTTACGTGCCAATCGATCATTCACATTTCGATTGTATGCACGCATCGTATCTATTTTAAAACTGGTACCAAATTCTTCATTGTATAAATGTAGTGCTTCTTTCATTTTATCTTGATTATTAATAGATGCTTCTTCATTTTCAGAAATTGAATAAGTAATCGCTACTTTAGGAAAATCTGGCAAAATTCGCTTTGTTTCCTCATCAATCACAAGAGACGTCTCACCTGCTTTAACTTTTTGAATTAAATCATAATAGCGTTGCGCTTGTGCAATAGAGGATGTC
This window encodes:
- a CDS encoding tRNA dihydrouridine synthase, encoding MSNNFWAELPKPFFVLAPMEDVTDVVFRHVVKEAGAPDVFFTEFTNSDSYCHPDGIQSVRGRLVFTEDEQPMVAHIWGDKPEFFRQMSIGMAEMGFKGIDINMGCPVPNVADRGKGSGLIRRPEVAAELIEAAKAGGLPVSVKTRIGFTETDELEGWMTHLLQQDIANLSVHLRTRKEMSKVDAHWEMIPQIVALRDRIAPQTTITINGDIPDRQKGLELAEQYGVDGIMIGRGIFKNPYAFEKEPKDHSSQELLGLLRLQLDLQDQYAEMVPRSIIGLHRFFKIYVKGFPGASDLRVRLMNTKSTAEVRAILDEFQV
- a CDS encoding serine hydrolase domain-containing protein, which translates into the protein MQQNKQRQKLFKQLDDIYQKTNYNGAYGIVTDQEILHVHAMGYSDFDRKNPFTTTTKTCIGSLTKQFTATALLMLAAEHKIDLTATLAEFYPTYVHVKDITLLQMIHMSSGIPNYTDIIYDESLKKARAQGLSEAEAHYLATKELDDNSSTWAEIIDLLNGQPLAFQPGEKFSYSNTNYGLLGEIISRISGKSFGDYFQETIFTPLQMNHTSTTSLDSQAVSYRWVDGKRRRFETGCLDSADGGMVSTVADMLKWMQAILNQQLLSPTDWDRTFTLWHNPYGFGWMALDDWYYHGGEYLGFYAEIFLHRETKVGKIMLYNLEAESDFDQLSMDECSAWRSELVRVLQTH